From a single Polycladomyces subterraneus genomic region:
- a CDS encoding ROK family transcriptional regulator, whose protein sequence is MGNHTVSGTPHEMKRLNKRIILQTIRSKGKISRVGISRETTISRTTVSQIIDELLAEGVIREVGVGDSSGQGGRKPIQLAIDDHAGYVVGIDVGGSSITMALCNLGGEVCQKQTIPTRKPLEILRFFLDVRRFLEELSIPLDKVVGLGVGAPGITRFHDGVVISAPSLEWENLPLKERMEDYFQLPVYVENDVNLAALGECWLGAGREKRHVIMVTVGTGIGCGLILNGELYRGANWASGEIGYMLTDADAVERWNDPIYAGFGFLESKAGGPAILREYHRRLDLTGTAMDKQTAKDIFDAFREGDPKAAEVIGEASRHLAAGIANVISLFDPEVVILGGGLFGSADILLPIIERTVRKLTPMQPEIRISQLGDLAGAVGGGALVLKEHDSVFQGVL, encoded by the coding sequence ATGGGAAATCATACGGTTAGCGGGACTCCCCATGAGATGAAACGGCTGAACAAACGGATTATTTTGCAGACTATTCGATCAAAAGGGAAAATTTCTCGCGTCGGGATCTCCAGGGAGACGACGATCAGTCGGACGACGGTCTCCCAGATCATCGATGAATTATTGGCCGAGGGGGTGATTCGAGAGGTCGGAGTGGGTGATTCTTCCGGACAGGGTGGACGGAAACCGATTCAATTGGCGATCGATGATCACGCTGGATACGTGGTGGGGATCGATGTAGGTGGAAGTTCCATTACGATGGCCCTGTGCAATTTGGGCGGAGAAGTGTGCCAAAAACAGACGATCCCCACCCGTAAGCCTTTGGAAATACTGCGTTTTTTCCTCGATGTCCGCCGATTTTTGGAAGAGTTGTCCATCCCACTCGACAAAGTGGTCGGTTTGGGGGTGGGGGCACCGGGGATCACCCGGTTTCATGACGGCGTGGTGATTTCGGCCCCTAGCCTGGAATGGGAGAACCTCCCATTGAAGGAGAGGATGGAAGACTATTTTCAGCTTCCGGTTTACGTCGAGAATGATGTGAATCTGGCCGCCCTGGGCGAATGTTGGCTGGGAGCTGGCCGGGAGAAGCGGCACGTAATCATGGTGACGGTAGGGACTGGGATTGGCTGCGGCCTGATCTTGAACGGGGAACTGTACCGTGGTGCCAATTGGGCTTCCGGCGAGATCGGCTACATGTTGACCGACGCCGATGCGGTAGAGCGATGGAACGATCCTATCTACGCCGGGTTTGGGTTTCTGGAAAGTAAAGCCGGAGGACCGGCCATTTTGAGGGAGTACCATCGCCGCTTGGATCTGACCGGTACGGCAATGGATAAACAGACGGCCAAAGACATCTTCGACGCCTTCCGGGAGGGCGACCCGAAGGCAGCCGAGGTGATTGGGGAAGCCAGCCGCCACCTGGCCGCGGGGATCGCCAACGTGATCAGTCTGTTTGACCCCGAAGTCGTTATCCTGGGTGGCGGCCTATTTGGATCGGCGGATATCCTGTTGCCTATCATCGAAAGAACCGTTCGCAAGCTGACCCCAATGCAGCCAGAGATCCGGATCAGCCAACTTGGGGATTTGGCGGGGGCGGTTGGCGGGGGAGCGCTGGTGTTGAAGGAGCATGACTCCGTTTTTCAGGGGGTTCTGTGA
- a CDS encoding class I adenylate-forming enzyme family protein: MDVGYMTRRIMGDLNTLEPSKCAVKLESELSWTYEELHRVSNAYGNVLRNSGVKKGDRVGILLYNCLEYFALYFGAAKIGAIAVRLNFRLASQEFEYALNDSGCKILCFHSSLTDRIEPIRNAVSVEDYICLPYQGEPVPPWAKPWDVLTNGETSEITNITLEPSDPVMLMYTSGTTGRPKGALWTHANTLWFSAMQVMKWNLHAGTVCMTTGPLYHVGGMEDLALPALLVGGTVVITKSGGFSIDRVVRTIEQENVTDCFLFPFMIYEMLNSSRSADFKLSRLKRIYSGGDPVMPWAIEQLNERFPHVGLVQVYGLTEGTPIAAALDPSDSRKKGHTVGKPMPLTEIKIVDDRGQSVPIGETGEICIKSPAVSQGYWQKPAATAATFVDGWCHTGDLGRIDKDGYLSIVGRKKDMIRSGGENIYPVEIEDVLIRHPAVKDVAVIGIPDPKYIETVCAVIVLKQEMKATEDDIIRFATQHLASYKKPRKVVFVKEIPRTPSGKIQKYILREKYGSTENVC; the protein is encoded by the coding sequence ATGGATGTCGGGTATATGACAAGACGAATCATGGGAGATCTCAACACGCTAGAACCTTCCAAGTGTGCTGTAAAGTTGGAAAGTGAGTTATCGTGGACGTATGAGGAGTTGCATCGGGTTTCAAATGCCTACGGAAATGTGCTTCGCAACTCGGGAGTGAAAAAAGGGGATCGGGTCGGAATCCTTCTGTATAACTGTCTAGAGTACTTCGCTCTTTACTTCGGGGCTGCAAAAATCGGAGCCATTGCCGTTCGTCTCAATTTTCGGTTGGCCAGTCAAGAGTTTGAATACGCGTTGAACGATTCAGGCTGTAAAATTCTTTGCTTTCATTCCAGTTTAACTGATCGGATCGAGCCAATACGGAATGCTGTTTCTGTTGAGGATTACATCTGTCTTCCATATCAGGGTGAGCCGGTTCCACCTTGGGCCAAACCATGGGACGTATTGACCAACGGAGAAACATCGGAGATCACCAATATAACGCTTGAACCGTCGGATCCGGTGATGTTGATGTATACCTCCGGAACCACGGGACGGCCGAAGGGAGCTTTATGGACACACGCCAATACACTCTGGTTTTCGGCCATGCAGGTGATGAAATGGAATTTGCATGCCGGTACGGTTTGTATGACGACTGGTCCCCTTTATCATGTGGGAGGAATGGAAGATCTGGCACTGCCGGCACTCCTGGTTGGAGGAACAGTTGTGATTACAAAAAGTGGGGGCTTCAGCATCGATCGCGTTGTACGAACAATCGAACAAGAAAATGTCACTGATTGTTTTCTATTTCCCTTTATGATTTATGAGATGTTGAACTCTTCCCGATCCGCAGATTTCAAGCTTTCAAGATTGAAACGAATCTATTCGGGAGGGGATCCCGTCATGCCATGGGCAATCGAACAATTAAACGAACGTTTTCCCCATGTGGGATTGGTTCAGGTCTATGGTTTGACGGAAGGAACCCCGATTGCCGCTGCCCTTGACCCGTCTGACTCCAGGAAGAAAGGCCATACTGTCGGGAAACCGATGCCGTTGACCGAAATCAAAATCGTCGATGACCGCGGACAATCAGTTCCGATAGGAGAAACAGGCGAAATCTGCATCAAGAGTCCGGCTGTCTCACAGGGTTATTGGCAAAAACCTGCGGCAACGGCAGCCACTTTCGTTGACGGTTGGTGTCATACAGGTGATCTTGGGAGGATCGACAAGGATGGATATCTCTCGATTGTCGGCCGCAAAAAGGACATGATCAGAAGCGGTGGAGAGAACATCTATCCGGTTGAAATCGAAGACGTCTTGATTCGCCATCCTGCTGTCAAAGATGTGGCAGTAATCGGAATTCCAGACCCGAAATATATCGAAACCGTTTGTGCGGTGATAGTTCTAAAACAGGAAATGAAAGCAACGGAGGATGATATAATCAGGTTTGCCACTCAACACTTGGCCAGTTACAAAAAGCCCCGGAAAGTGGTGTTTGTGAAAGAAATTCCGCGGACCCCTTCCGGAAAAATTCAAAAATACATTTTGAGGGAGAAATACGGGTCAACGGAAAACGTATGCTAA
- a CDS encoding MaoC/PaaZ C-terminal domain-containing protein, with protein sequence MFTKFLEQYKIGETWLSKGRTITEADLVMFSAFSGDWFPLHTDKEYASRTLFKQRIAHGMLVLSAATGLFQFEPGVVVAFYGMEHVRFTNPTFIGDTIHSEVKIIDIQEKDNGRGIITALQEIKKQTGETVVVATIKLMVNKSPNH encoded by the coding sequence GTGTTTACAAAATTCCTGGAACAGTACAAAATAGGCGAAACTTGGCTGTCCAAAGGAAGGACAATTACGGAGGCCGATCTCGTGATGTTTTCTGCATTCAGTGGGGACTGGTTTCCCCTTCACACCGACAAGGAGTATGCGTCCAGAACCTTGTTTAAGCAGCGTATCGCTCACGGGATGCTGGTGCTTTCCGCTGCCACGGGTCTTTTTCAATTTGAACCGGGAGTGGTCGTCGCTTTCTATGGAATGGAACATGTTCGCTTTACCAATCCGACCTTCATCGGCGACACGATTCATTCGGAAGTGAAGATTATCGATATTCAGGAGAAAGACAACGGGCGGGGAATTATCACAGCGCTCCAAGAGATTAAAAAACAGACCGGTGAGACAGTGGTGGTTGCCACTATAAAACTGATGGTAAACAAGAGCCCAAATCATTAA
- a CDS encoding ABC transporter ATP-binding protein → MSRVQLSQVSKTFGEVSAVNQLDLTINEGEFFTLLGPSGCGKTTMLRMIAGFCYPTTGSILFDDQDVTRVPPHYRDTGMVFQNYALFPHMTVAENVAFGLEVRKLPKKEITERVEQALEQVRLGGFGERRISQLSGGQQQRVALARALVIRPRILLLDEPLSNLDARLRDEMRMEILSLQRSLGITTIYVTHDQVEALSMSDRIAVFSRGKCQQTGTPEEIYNHPKNAFVASFVGETNLLPATIKETEPDHVTVESGNRLFRVKKGEQDVPHWTGEGGWFLSIRPEAVRLVEGPGSNRVEGWVKLIQFTGSSYYCKVELEDGTVLQALFLNRPDMRGRLREGERRFFELPEDQLRLIPDAGGSIDD, encoded by the coding sequence TTGAGCCGAGTTCAACTGTCGCAGGTTTCCAAAACATTCGGGGAAGTTTCGGCGGTCAATCAGTTGGACCTGACCATCAACGAAGGGGAGTTCTTCACCCTGTTGGGTCCGAGCGGTTGCGGGAAGACGACAATGCTGCGAATGATCGCGGGGTTTTGTTATCCGACTACCGGCAGTATCCTCTTTGACGACCAGGATGTAACTCGCGTTCCACCACACTACCGAGATACAGGGATGGTGTTCCAGAACTACGCCCTGTTTCCACACATGACGGTTGCCGAAAACGTGGCCTTTGGTCTGGAAGTGCGTAAACTCCCGAAAAAGGAGATCACTGAACGGGTGGAACAGGCCCTTGAGCAGGTGCGACTGGGGGGATTCGGGGAGAGGAGGATCTCTCAGCTGAGCGGGGGGCAGCAGCAGCGGGTCGCTCTTGCCCGCGCCTTGGTGATCCGCCCCCGTATTCTGCTCCTCGACGAACCCCTCAGCAACCTGGACGCGCGTCTCAGGGACGAGATGCGGATGGAGATCCTGTCTCTACAGCGCTCCCTGGGAATCACCACGATCTACGTCACTCATGATCAGGTGGAGGCCTTATCCATGAGCGACCGGATCGCCGTCTTCAGCCGCGGTAAGTGCCAGCAGACGGGGACACCGGAGGAGATATACAACCACCCAAAAAACGCCTTCGTCGCTTCCTTTGTCGGGGAGACTAACCTACTCCCGGCCACGATCAAAGAGACGGAACCAGATCATGTGACGGTGGAGAGCGGGAACCGCTTATTCCGGGTGAAGAAAGGGGAGCAAGACGTTCCCCATTGGACGGGAGAAGGGGGCTGGTTCCTATCGATTCGCCCCGAGGCGGTCCGCCTAGTCGAAGGTCCCGGATCAAACAGGGTGGAAGGGTGGGTGAAGCTGATCCAGTTTACGGGTTCATCCTATTACTGCAAGGTGGAGTTGGAGGACGGAACGGTGTTACAGGCTTTGTTCTTAAACCGGCCGGACATGCGAGGGAGGCTACGTGAAGGGGAAAGGCGATTCTTCGAGTTGCCGGAGGACCAGTTGCGGCTGATTCCAGACGCAGGGGGTAGTATTGATGATTAA
- the efp gene encoding elongation factor P — translation MISVNDFRTGLTIELDGDVWQVLEFQHVKPGKGAAFVRSKLRNLRNGNIQERTFRAGEKVPRAHVETRQMQYLYESGGEYTFMDNETYEQISLPAERLEREIKFLKENMNVNIMIYQGETIGVQLPNTVELEVTDTEPGIKGDTATGGSKSATLETGLVVQVPLFVNVGDRLIIDTRSGEYVSRA, via the coding sequence ATGATTTCGGTGAACGATTTTCGTACGGGATTGACCATCGAGCTGGACGGTGACGTGTGGCAAGTACTGGAATTCCAACACGTCAAACCGGGGAAAGGGGCGGCGTTCGTCCGTTCCAAACTGCGCAACCTGCGCAACGGCAACATTCAGGAGCGGACATTCCGCGCCGGGGAAAAAGTGCCGCGTGCACACGTGGAAACCCGCCAAATGCAGTACCTGTATGAAAGCGGCGGTGAGTACACGTTTATGGACAATGAAACCTACGAGCAAATCAGCCTGCCGGCCGAACGCCTGGAGCGGGAGATCAAATTCCTGAAGGAAAACATGAACGTCAACATCATGATCTACCAAGGAGAAACCATCGGTGTGCAACTGCCCAATACGGTGGAGTTGGAAGTGACCGATACCGAACCGGGCATCAAGGGAGACACCGCGACGGGCGGAAGCAAATCGGCCACGTTGGAAACGGGCTTGGTCGTACAGGTACCGCTGTTCGTTAACGTGGGCGACCGGCTGATCATCGATACCCGGAGCGGCGAGTACGTTTCTCGGGCATAA
- a CDS encoding PIG-L family deacetylase: MHPLRFRAWFVFVLTFVLFVSLLAPSLPTQAQEEPDRELWKALLPLDTVVSFMNTGAHPDDEQSALLAYLSLGKGVRTISVLANRGEGGQNQIGKELGNALGIIRSRELQEAAKLLNVHLFMLSQDLNDPIYDFGFSKSPEETLNKWGETLTYERLIRRIREERPDIVMPSFRDIPTEHGHHRAISELTIRAFRDAADPNVFPEQIRQGLKPWQIKKIYLPGTNGHETLRFNIGGKPDPIYGLTYPQLGEESRKMHKSQGMGRDLPVGDFFISLELVNSATGSKGKESSLFDSLPYDFADYAKQVPQPAMKQALIHLQQQYERAIQAYPNRAHVTREVQKALQMTRLAIHLAQVQPLNQEQREDLLYRLQIKEQQLQHASAVASEIQINLGIDRDIWTLGSTSHLTLTIHNNSDQPITGIRVKPVLPEDHWKVAVQPYITSLGPKHQKTIRLAMSAPVDHASFFHPYHPSIVQIDVSYLLEGQTVTQRITPDPLKQTAALLPDWGFLLSPESSIINTAKEQDTRTIHLQVTNYKNGPSQGTIHVNVPEGWKAEPAEWDVHFAKADEQQSFQVNITTPKGVKEQTYDITFEANVDGHRFNSQVQRIFYPHIGTSYYVRDAKLTLHAFPLNLPTGLKIGYVESGFDDVSNQLRQAGLNITSLTEDDLKKNDLSQYDTIVVGIRAYLSRPDLLANNHRLLDYVENGGHVVMQYHKPEDNWKSELAPYPLTPGDPPISWRVTDETAPVTFLQPEHPIMQWPNKITSADFDGWVQERGVYFPSSWDKEHYLPLLSMSDPGEEPFTSGLLVADYGKGTYIYTSLVWYRQIQAQVPGGYRIFINLVSYPHTR; encoded by the coding sequence ATGCATCCATTAAGGTTCAGAGCCTGGTTTGTGTTTGTGCTGACTTTTGTTCTCTTCGTCAGTCTGCTGGCACCTTCCCTGCCCACCCAGGCGCAGGAAGAACCGGACCGGGAGCTGTGGAAAGCCCTCCTCCCCCTGGATACCGTGGTTAGCTTTATGAACACGGGGGCACATCCTGACGATGAACAGAGTGCCTTGCTGGCTTACCTGTCCCTCGGCAAAGGCGTGCGCACCATCAGTGTGTTGGCCAACCGGGGCGAAGGGGGGCAAAATCAAATTGGCAAGGAACTCGGCAACGCGCTCGGTATCATTCGAAGCCGCGAACTTCAGGAGGCGGCCAAACTGTTAAATGTCCATCTTTTTATGCTCAGCCAAGACTTGAATGACCCCATTTACGATTTTGGCTTCTCAAAATCACCCGAAGAGACACTGAATAAATGGGGTGAAACGTTAACCTATGAACGGCTGATCCGACGGATTCGCGAAGAGCGCCCAGACATCGTAATGCCTTCGTTCCGGGACATCCCGACCGAACACGGACACCATCGCGCCATCTCTGAGCTGACCATTCGTGCCTTTCGAGATGCCGCTGACCCCAACGTTTTTCCGGAGCAAATCCGGCAAGGCTTAAAACCGTGGCAAATCAAAAAAATTTACCTTCCCGGCACAAACGGCCACGAAACGCTGCGCTTTAACATCGGAGGAAAACCAGACCCGATCTACGGTTTGACTTATCCTCAACTGGGAGAAGAATCACGCAAAATGCACAAAAGCCAGGGTATGGGTCGAGACCTACCTGTGGGCGATTTCTTCATTTCATTGGAATTGGTCAATTCTGCCACAGGGTCCAAAGGGAAAGAGTCCTCCCTTTTTGACTCACTTCCCTACGATTTTGCGGATTATGCCAAACAAGTGCCTCAACCGGCTATGAAACAAGCACTCATCCACCTGCAGCAACAATACGAGCGGGCCATCCAGGCCTATCCCAATCGGGCCCATGTGACTCGGGAAGTGCAAAAGGCCTTGCAAATGACACGCCTAGCCATCCACCTTGCCCAAGTCCAACCGCTGAACCAGGAACAAAGAGAGGACCTGCTCTACCGTTTGCAAATCAAAGAACAACAGCTTCAGCACGCCAGTGCCGTCGCCTCGGAAATCCAAATTAACCTGGGCATCGACCGCGATATCTGGACACTTGGCTCCACCTCCCATCTCACGTTAACCATTCACAACAACAGTGATCAGCCTATTACCGGAATCCGGGTGAAACCTGTTTTGCCAGAGGATCACTGGAAGGTGGCAGTCCAGCCGTACATCACTTCCTTGGGGCCCAAGCATCAAAAAACGATCCGCTTAGCCATGTCTGCTCCCGTAGACCATGCTTCCTTCTTCCATCCTTACCATCCTTCCATTGTGCAAATCGATGTCTCCTATCTACTGGAAGGGCAAACGGTTACTCAGCGGATCACACCGGACCCGCTCAAACAAACGGCCGCGCTCTTGCCGGATTGGGGTTTCCTTCTCTCACCCGAGTCAAGCATCATCAATACTGCGAAAGAGCAGGATACCCGAACCATTCACTTGCAAGTAACGAACTATAAAAACGGCCCCAGCCAAGGAACGATTCACGTCAACGTGCCGGAGGGCTGGAAAGCGGAACCGGCTGAATGGGATGTCCATTTTGCTAAGGCGGATGAGCAACAATCTTTTCAGGTGAACATCACTACACCCAAAGGAGTCAAGGAACAAACCTACGACATCACCTTCGAAGCCAATGTTGACGGCCATCGCTTCAACTCCCAAGTGCAGCGTATCTTTTATCCGCACATTGGGACTAGCTACTACGTACGCGATGCCAAACTCACTCTCCATGCGTTTCCTTTGAATTTGCCTACCGGGCTAAAAATCGGATATGTGGAAAGCGGATTTGATGATGTGTCCAATCAGTTGCGTCAAGCGGGACTTAACATCACTTCCTTAACGGAAGATGATTTGAAAAAAAATGACTTAAGCCAATACGACACCATCGTCGTCGGCATTCGGGCTTATCTCTCGCGCCCTGACCTTTTGGCTAACAACCATCGTTTGTTGGATTACGTAGAAAACGGTGGCCATGTAGTCATGCAGTATCACAAACCGGAGGACAACTGGAAGTCTGAACTCGCCCCATACCCGCTCACTCCCGGTGATCCTCCCATCAGTTGGAGGGTCACGGATGAAACTGCCCCCGTCACTTTCTTGCAACCCGAGCATCCGATCATGCAGTGGCCAAACAAAATCACCTCCGCCGACTTTGACGGATGGGTCCAAGAACGGGGGGTCTATTTTCCTTCCAGTTGGGACAAAGAGCATTATCTCCCGCTTTTGTCCATGTCCGATCCAGGGGAAGAGCCTTTCACCAGCGGATTGTTGGTCGCTGATTACGGCAAAGGCACTTACATCTATACCAGCCTAGTCTGGTACCGCCAGATTCAGGCTCAAGTGCCCGGTGGCTACCGCATATTTATCAACCTTGTCAGCTACCCCCACACCCGGTAA
- a CDS encoding ABC transporter permease, producing the protein MINPATKRPTEPIASRRVVSDKGFTLLLLIPVILVLVSYVLYPSLRTLVQSVWMKGEFTLENYKRFFSPESLSNLEALWNSLYISLLSVLLSALIGVPLAFIFNRYDFPGRRFFATAAIMPIVLPPLVGVMSFMFLYGESGLVTRMIQDWFDLDKAPFKLSGVAGILLVHAYTMYVYFYMTVSSAIKGLNPSLEEAATNLGAGRWTVFRRVTLPLLTPALVAASLLVFMTSMASFSAPFLLAGGFRVLSLQIYFSKINGDLDMAATQSVILSVISISFLLVMRWYQGRRDYRVSEKGVSTHRREVNNPWVKWPLVIVGVIGVVFLLLPHITLAILSLVPEGSWTYQTYPTRFSLENYLLLMKDPHIWKPIRNSLWMAALATAGNFLFGILTSYVLVKRKFRGKNVLDVMVMLPWALPATVVAMNMILAFNVPTPFTFGKVLVGTFWILPLAYFIRHIPLVVRSTNAALEQLDDSLEEAARNLGARWFTTFRRVILPIILPGIMAGTLLAFVTAVGEFVSSVMLYTIDNRPISIEIMNQLRMFNLGQAAAYAMYQIILIGVVLFISNRFFGVKAENSL; encoded by the coding sequence ATGATTAATCCTGCTACAAAAAGGCCGACAGAGCCGATCGCATCCCGGCGCGTGGTATCGGATAAGGGATTCACCCTGTTACTACTGATCCCGGTCATCCTGGTGTTGGTCTCTTACGTGTTATATCCGAGCCTGAGGACCTTGGTTCAGAGCGTGTGGATGAAGGGGGAGTTCACCCTTGAAAACTATAAGCGTTTCTTCAGCCCGGAGAGTCTGTCCAACCTGGAGGCGCTGTGGAACAGTCTCTACATCTCCTTGTTGAGTGTCCTGTTGAGTGCCTTGATCGGCGTGCCACTTGCTTTCATCTTCAACCGCTACGATTTCCCAGGACGCCGCTTCTTCGCGACGGCAGCGATCATGCCCATTGTGCTGCCCCCTCTGGTCGGGGTGATGTCCTTTATGTTCCTCTACGGAGAGTCGGGGTTGGTGACACGGATGATCCAGGACTGGTTCGACCTGGACAAAGCCCCCTTCAAGCTGAGCGGGGTTGCCGGCATCCTGCTGGTTCATGCCTACACCATGTACGTCTACTTTTACATGACCGTCTCCTCGGCCATCAAGGGCTTGAATCCCTCCTTGGAAGAGGCTGCCACCAATCTCGGTGCTGGCCGGTGGACCGTCTTCCGTCGAGTGACGCTACCGCTGTTGACTCCTGCGCTGGTGGCGGCGTCCCTATTGGTATTCATGACGTCGATGGCCTCGTTTTCTGCTCCTTTTCTGTTGGCCGGAGGGTTCAGGGTTCTTAGCCTGCAGATTTATTTTTCAAAAATCAACGGCGATCTGGACATGGCCGCCACGCAGTCGGTCATCCTGTCCGTCATCTCCATATCCTTTTTGCTGGTGATGCGGTGGTATCAGGGAAGGCGGGATTACCGGGTGTCGGAGAAGGGAGTTAGTACTCACCGTCGGGAAGTCAATAATCCTTGGGTCAAGTGGCCCTTGGTCATCGTCGGGGTGATCGGAGTGGTGTTTCTGCTACTTCCCCATATCACGCTGGCGATTTTGTCCCTGGTCCCCGAAGGTTCGTGGACTTATCAGACCTACCCTACGCGGTTTAGCCTCGAAAACTACCTATTGTTGATGAAAGACCCCCATATCTGGAAGCCGATCCGAAACAGCCTGTGGATGGCGGCGCTGGCGACGGCGGGAAATTTTCTCTTCGGCATTCTAACCTCTTATGTGTTGGTAAAGAGGAAATTCCGTGGAAAAAACGTCTTGGACGTGATGGTGATGCTCCCCTGGGCCCTTCCAGCGACGGTAGTGGCGATGAACATGATCCTTGCATTCAATGTGCCCACCCCCTTCACCTTCGGTAAGGTTCTGGTGGGTACCTTCTGGATTCTGCCCTTGGCCTATTTCATCCGCCACATCCCCCTGGTGGTTCGTTCAACCAACGCGGCCCTGGAGCAGCTAGACGACTCCCTGGAGGAGGCTGCCCGCAACCTGGGCGCCCGTTGGTTCACCACCTTTAGAAGAGTGATTCTACCCATCATCCTGCCCGGGATCATGGCTGGCACTCTGCTCGCCTTTGTAACCGCTGTGGGAGAATTCGTCTCCTCGGTAATGCTTTACACCATCGACAACCGTCCTATCTCCATCGAGATCATGAACCAGCTACGCATGTTCAACTTAGGGCAGGCGGCGGCATACGCGATGTACCAAATCATCCTGATCGGTGTTGTCCTGTTCATCTCCAATCGTTTCTTCGGGGTCAAGGCAGAGAATTCTCTCTGA
- a CDS encoding extracellular solute-binding protein, which produces MRWKVILSLTLVTGLATGCLASSPSGESAKDGLEETVVVYSPHGKDILQDFEKRFEKEHPNTDVQWLDMGSQEVLDRIRSEKGNPQADVWWGGPSVMFEQAREEGLLEKYKPSYADALDDEFHAKDYSWTGTFKTPQVIMYNTNEISRKEAPKDWDDLLDKKWKDKIIIRYPLASGTMRTIFSSMIYRTYQESKAPKEGYEWLKKLDANTKEYAANPEMMYSKIARGEGSMTVWDMPDVVMLKETKHYPFDYVIPESGTPVLTDGIALVKGGKHPKAAKEFYEFVNSKDAAKILAEKYYRIPTRNDIDDLPAWITETKIKPMELDWDLIRKKEKEWMEYWDENIKSKKQAEE; this is translated from the coding sequence ATGCGTTGGAAAGTGATTCTCAGTTTGACTCTGGTGACGGGGCTGGCCACAGGCTGCCTCGCTTCGTCACCATCAGGGGAAAGCGCCAAGGACGGGCTGGAGGAGACGGTGGTCGTCTATTCTCCCCATGGAAAAGACATCTTGCAAGATTTTGAGAAGCGATTTGAAAAGGAGCACCCCAACACCGACGTGCAGTGGCTGGATATGGGTTCTCAGGAAGTGTTGGACCGGATCCGGTCGGAAAAGGGAAATCCCCAGGCGGACGTATGGTGGGGGGGACCGTCGGTGATGTTTGAACAGGCAAGGGAGGAGGGTTTGCTGGAAAAATACAAGCCTAGCTACGCCGATGCTCTCGACGACGAGTTTCATGCGAAGGATTACAGCTGGACTGGTACCTTCAAGACACCTCAGGTAATCATGTATAACACTAATGAGATTTCCAGGAAGGAAGCGCCGAAGGATTGGGACGACCTCTTGGACAAGAAGTGGAAAGACAAGATCATCATCCGCTACCCGCTGGCTTCGGGGACGATGCGCACCATTTTTTCCTCTATGATCTACAGAACCTACCAGGAGTCGAAGGCTCCCAAGGAAGGGTACGAGTGGTTGAAGAAACTGGATGCCAACACCAAAGAATACGCCGCCAACCCGGAGATGATGTACAGCAAGATTGCCCGGGGGGAAGGGAGCATGACGGTGTGGGACATGCCGGACGTCGTGATGTTAAAGGAGACGAAGCACTACCCGTTTGATTACGTCATCCCAGAGAGCGGAACGCCGGTGCTGACCGATGGGATCGCCCTGGTGAAAGGTGGGAAACACCCCAAAGCGGCCAAAGAATTCTATGAGTTCGTCAACTCCAAGGATGCGGCCAAAATCCTCGCCGAAAAGTATTACCGCATCCCCACCCGTAACGACATCGACGACTTGCCCGCCTGGATCACGGAAACGAAGATCAAACCAATGGAACTGGATTGGGATCTGATCCGTAAAAAAGAGAAAGAGTGGATGGAGTACTGGGACGAGAATATCAAGAGCAAAAAGCAGGCGGAAGAATAA